From the genome of Papaver somniferum cultivar HN1 chromosome 2, ASM357369v1, whole genome shotgun sequence, one region includes:
- the LOC113353750 gene encoding uncharacterized protein LOC113353750 — translation MKKLYKKGEIHPSPPHHFSDQLAFLPATILILTVALSPEDREVLAYLICFSASFTGSWKKNYGGGGGGSGFNGGEHSTSFNCDCFRCYTSFWFRWDCSPNRQLIHEIIDAYENDNQVLATDKKKKKMNKKDRKKKESSDTNTTASSNINNSIINDNEVVVVEMKQVSEEIFDSPGSFEIINGVGDISENDDNDNVVIEEVKQQDLEKGSTRKLISFVGGKIWGVWG, via the coding sequence ATGAAGAAGCTCTACAAGAAAGGAGAAATTCATCCATCACCACCGCACCACTTCTCGGATCAACTGGCATTTCTTCCAGCAACAATTTTGATTCTCACCGTTGCTTTGTCACCGGAAGATAGAGAGGTTTTAGCTTATTTAATCTGTTTCTCAGCTTCTTTTACCGGTAGTTGGAAGAAAAATtacggcggcggcggtggtggttctGGTTTTAATGGCGGTGAGCATTCAACCTCGTTCAACTGTGATTGTTTTAGATGTTATACAAGTTTTTGGTTTAGGTGGGATTGTTCACCTAATCGTCAATTGATTCATGAGATCATCGATGCTTATGAAAATGATAATCAAGTCTTGGCAActgataagaaaaagaagaagatgaacaagaaagATAGGAAGAAGAAAGAGTCTTCAGATACCAACACCACAGCAAGTAGTAATATTAATAATAGTATTATTAATGATAATGAAGTAGTTGTTGTGGAGATGAAACAAGTTTCAGAAGAAATCTTCGACTCACCGGGATCATTTGAGATTATTAATGGTGTTGGAGATATTAGTGagaatgatgataatgataatgtTGTTATTGAAGAAGTAAAACAACAAGATTTAGAAAAGGGTTCAACGAGGAAATTAATTAGTTTTGTTGGTGGAAAAATTTGGGGTGTTTGGGGTTAA